The following is a genomic window from Scleropages formosus chromosome 11, fSclFor1.1, whole genome shotgun sequence.
cacacacacacacacacacacacacacacacaaagaactaAGGTCTGTTTATATTGACCAGTTCACCAATTCATGCAAGAAAAAGTCTATGTTAAGATAAGATGTTCTTGAAGATGTTTTtgtccagttttgtttttagaCAATTTAGATAATTTAgtcattgttgttattgttgttctttCAGACCAGTAGCAGTAGTTCATGATCTAGCAGTCACAACATTACAGTTACTTGCGCAGTGATTGGACTTACCATGCTGGTCTTTGAGCTGACCTGTagatataaaagtaaatattataattagCCAGTGTAAACAGAGATTAATGAAATTATATGTTGAGATCAGTCTCAGAAAAAACTACAACACacagtgtatacagtatatacaggaTGTGTGTGAGCTTTTACACTGTATCATAAAATCTTATTCTTACACTTTACACCATGTCTGAAATATAGGGGGGAAAAGATTTTATAGGTTTCATTTTTCAAGTGGGTTTTGTTCATGTCAACAATATAATTCCCAGTGGTATTTATGTTTATGAACCCTGCTGATCACTTGTATCATGAATACAAACCGAATGGTTTTTCTTTAATCCCAACATTTTCTGTTACTATTaagcatatttatatttctgtgtcaTTCTGTACAGAGGGTTTATATTCTGAAACACTACAGTGGtgtaaattatttcatatttagctgatgtctttgtccaagatgaaCTAGAGTGTTAGACACTACATTAATCACACTTTGAGCTGATCTATAAAGAAGAGTTTGAACAGAAACACATATTGACCATAAAACAAGGTTTTGGACTGACTGTAATGCTGCAACACAGCCTGTCATTGTCAGCGTGAAAAAAATTCCCGTAGAAACTGTTTATACAGATTTTCTTACCATACAGATGTTAACAAAATCTTAATAAGTTAATGTCTAATTGTTGTTTTAAGAAAGaccatttaaaatgcaaaaaaaagtctaTGTTGTTACTATATTCTTGTTCAGTTTATGCTTTTAGATAATTTAGATAATttagttattgttattgttgttctttCAGATGAGTAGCAATAGTTCATGATCCAGCAGTCACAACACTACAGTTACTTGCGCAGTGATTGGACTTACCATGCTGGTGTTTGAGCTGACCTGTagatataaaagtaaatattataattagCCAGTGTAAACAGAGATTAATGAAATTATATGTTGAGATCAGTCTCAGAAAAAACTACAACACACGGTGTACACAGTATATACAGGATGTGTGTGAGCTTTTACACTGTATCATAAAATCTTATTCTTACACTTTACACCATGTCTGAAATATTGGGAGGAAAAGATTTTAATAGGCTCCATTTTTCAAGTGGGTTTTGTTCATGCCAACAATATAATTTCCAGTGGTATTTATGTTTATGAACCCTGCTGATCACCTGTTGTACCATGAATACAAACCGAATGGTTTttctctgtgttaccgggtaggctccggttccccgcgaccctgtatgggacaagcggttctgaaaatgtgtgtgtgtgtgtgtgtgtgtgtgtggtttttctctAAGCCCAATATTTTCAATTACTTGCATAgcaaatttatatttctgtgttttcctaTACAGTAGGTTCATATTTCGAAACACTAGAAACACTACAGTGGtgtaaattatttcatatttagctcGTTTTTGTCCAAGATGAGTTACATTATTGGAGACACTACATTAATCATACTTTGAGCTGATCTATAAAGATGAGTTTGAACAGAAACACATATTgaccataaaacacacacacacacacattttcagaaccgcttgtcccatacggggtcacggggaaccggagcctacccgggaacacaggggcgtaaggccagagggggagggaacacacccaggacgggacgccagtccgtcgcaaggcaccccaagcgggacttgaaccccagacccaccggacagcaggactgtggtccaacccactgtgccaccgcaccctccaccATAAAACACTGTTTTGGATTTACTGTAATGCTGTAACACAGTCTGTAATAATTGATGTCAGAAGAAAATTTCTTCTGAAACTTCATACAGATGTTTTCACCATACAGGTGTTGACTTAACAAGCAAAATTTAACTCATTATTGTTTTAAGAATGTTgtaacaaaattttaataaatgaaaagatcTAATTCAAATTAACATGTTCttaaagatgtttttgtccagtttttgtttttagatgttattgttgttgttctttcagACCACTAACAACAGTTTATGATCCAGCAGTGAAAACACTAGTTCCTTGCTCAGTGACTGGTTTTATcaatttcactgtaaaatatttagatTCTTATGCTAGAAAATAGATTATAAATGACACATAAAATGTCATGAGAGAAAAGATGaaatcaaatgtctttttttttttttctttttttaagtgaaatcCTGACAAAGAAGGAAACAGATGCTGAATTATACTGACTTCGACATGGTCATTAATACAGGTCATCTGACTGTGGTACCACATTATGCACTGCAGTTCTGCCAGTCATTAAAACCcagacacattttttcatacaaagTAGTCATTcacacaaattaaatgttttatcagTTAAAAAGAGGCAAGTGAAATTGTTCTTATTTTGATATTTGTCTTAAAGAAAAgattttgcaacattttcaaaCATCACTTTCATACAATTCTATTACTTACCATGCTGGAGGTCAAGAAGAGCTACCTCCCTGTGGTGACCCCCGGGCAACATCCCTGAGGGCTAAGCACTCTTCAAATTGATCAAACTGGCCTCACTACTACCATGCAAGCAACTTCACAAAAAAGAACCTTGTCGAGAAAACCCTTTCAAGACTTAACCGGCTAATGTTGAAGGACTGATACCTGCCAAACATGACATCATTAAGTATCTGTCATTTTCTCAAGTACTGGATCCTCAGATTTAGTCTTgaaaattctattaaaaataaatcaaataaagtCTCTGTCAGTTAAGGAAACGCTACTGCACCAACTTTTGACGTAATAGAGACCATGATTGAGCTCGGCCGTCTTTCttaatgaaataatacataatataattattgattaattattaatgataaCAGGACATGACATGGGAAGCACTAAAATAAAACCTGACCGGACGCAAAATATTAATGGTTTTAATGTTCATTATGGCAATAAGCAGGTGTATTATAACAgcccaggggggtgtggtgacacagctTGTTTAGCTGAGtcctgttctgtggtgggtctggggtttgagtactgcttggggtgccttgcgatgggctggcgtcccatcctgggtgggtcccctccacctccagccttgcgccctgtgttgctgggttaagttctggttccccatgaccttGCTCagaataagtggtttcagactgtgtgtgtgtgtgtgtgtgtgtgtgctactgAATACAATGCAGTTGCAATCTTTCATCAAGAAACACACACCAACTCTGATGATCAGGTGAAGATACCTGGCTTCAACCTAGTTAAAGCTATACATGAAGAACATCATGGTATACTACTACACTAGCAAGGTCAGATGTACAAATTTCCAACATGATGACTTTGCCAAGAAACAACAATATTCAATGGATAGCTgcacatatcacacacacacacattttcagaaccgcttgtcctatacggggtcacggggaaccagagcctacccggcaacacagggcgtaaggggaaggggacacacccaggacgggacgccagtccgccacaaggcaccccaagggggacttgaaccccagacccaccggagagcaggaccgaggtccaacccactgcgccattgaACGCCCTCCTCTGCATATATCCGTGGAGTTAAATTTATGAATGTGTACAAGCCACCAAAAGTGgtttttacatctatttatgcTGGCGACTTTAATTGTCAACACATCAACTGGGGCTACCACAATAACTCAGCCAACAGAGAAGAACTAGTCAACTGGACATCAAATGCCGACCTCAAACTGCTTTATGACATTGAGCAACCAGAGAGTTTTCACCCAGGAAGATGGAACAGTGGCACAAATCCAGAACTGGCTTTCGTTACAAATTGTGACAACCCACAAGCCACCAGTCCAACAAGAACTGTGTTGAGTATTTTCCAAGATCACAACATAGGCCATCCAAAAAACAACACCCTGCACTGATTACGCCCACACCAAGCTACCAAGTCAAACGTTGGAATCTGCAGAAAGCCGACTAAAACAACTTTGCCAAGGACACTGAAGAAATTATAAGCAGTCTTGAAGAACCAACTaaagataattaaaattaattatggaATAAATTCACCAAAATTATTATGGAAAAAGCCAAAAAGTTTATATTACAAGTTTATAGTAATTCTGGCAACCAACTGAAGCTTCACCATTACCGTAGGAAAGGCCAGCAGCAAGAAAAGATTCCTGAAAAACGGTGTTCCCCAAGGATCAGTTCTTGCTCCCCTCCTGTTCGACGTATGCTGTTCAATGATATACCAACACAGTGTCCAAGAAGTTCATCTACGCAGACGATATTGCTTTATTAATTGCAGCAAAAAACTTCAAAGAAATAGAAATGACATTAAGTTCTGATTTAAACAAACTAAGTGACTACTTTCAAAACTGGAGACTTAAGCTCAATGTCAGTAAGACTATAATGTAGCTGCTTCCACCTCACTAATGTCTGAGCAGACTACAAACTGAAAGTTCCATGCAAAGGGAATGCCATTCCTTCAAACAATCTTCCAAAATACCTTGGAGGAACACAAACACCATTTAGACTAAATGTCAATGGAAGTAAATGCAAGGAACAACTTATTGAGAAGACTAGCTGGCCTCTCATGGGGAGCAGACTTCAAAGTGCTACAAATAACCTCAATAGCACTCATATACTCTGCAGCAAAGTACTGTGCACCAGTATGGGCTAAAAGTGCCCACATTAACAAAGTAGACTGCGCTTTTAACACCACAATGAGAAATGTATCTGGCTGCATCCGCGCCACACCAACAAATTACCTAGCTATTATACAACGTAAGCGGTATACCTCCTCTTGATATCAGGAGAAATGCACAATGCACATAATTAGCAAAACACTCCCTAAATGATAAAAGCTCATTGCCTTATAGTCACCtaactgctattattattatttgttacgcAGATTTATCCCAGTGCAATTCTCCAACCCGCCTAGAAGCCAGCTACACCGACACTGCTGGGAGCGCTTAAACCGATTACACGCTGGGCACGGCCGATTTGGGGCACACATGTACAGAATGAGACtagcagacagccctggatgcccatgcgGAGATCAGCAACAAATTGCAAACCGTTTGCTGGATCACTGCCCCACGTACACGCCCACACCAGTAGATTTGACAAACATCAACAATACAGATATTAAACTTTGTCTATATGAAGCCAACTTTATAGCTTAGCTTGCCCTATGTTGataaagatctgtttttgatctTACgatagataaaataaataaaacttaccATGCTGTTCTTTGAGCTGACCTGTAGATGTAATAGTAAATGCTGTAATTAGCCAGTGAGATTAGATGAATGAAATTATGTCATGAGGTCAGTGTAATGAAACACTAAGTCACACGCTGCATATAAATATGtgagttttaacattttatcatattatttCATTCTTCAGCTTTGGTGGCAagtgataaattatttaaattataagTGAATATTGTAAGTTCCTTAAAAACTGTGATTCAACAATCAGTTATTATGCAACGAAACTGTGAACACTTAGTATTTGTTCAGTTTGAGCTTAGAAGTCATGGGAAGAATAGtgtttaaatattctttggATATGATCCTGAATGCccaaaattacaaataataaatgatccTAAACAAGTGACTCTTATAAGTGGCAGAGTGAGTAGTGTCCCCCACAGTGAATGATATACATTATAATGATTGCTGTGAGCTATGActaaaaaattactttcacaTACCTGTCATTCTACGGAGTTTTACAAAACAGTAAAGCAAAACTGTGCATCCAATAATACAAACAGCAGACAGACTGAAGACCACAGCAAAGGTCACCTTCCAGGGATGGGCACGATGGAACATCTCACCTGGAATACAACAAATAATTTCACTGAATTATTATGGATTTGCACCTTCTggtaattaaaaactaaaacagGCAATTTTATCAGTGCAGAACCTGCAGtcctaatgttttatttaacttgAAGAAACAAGTAAATAAGTACCTCAGGTcttgtctttaaaaaaactaGGGGGGGACTTTCATACAAATGGATCAAGACGCAAATCAGGAcgataaaaaaatgttttgatactGGAACCTGTTAAttattcacagtgatttaaacaTGTGTTATGATGAGTGTCTCCATTGAGCTGTTTATACtaaatatgtgtaactcaccaggGATGTTAGTTATTGtctcttttgtttcatttaactgtTGCTGTAGAACTCGACAGGTGAACctgtttgtctctgtcttgttAACAATAACACGTCGTCTTACAATGAAGAGGTCCatactgtctctgtgtgtctctgtgtgtccagcagggagactgtgtccttcactgtccatccagaccacttgaggctgagggtaccagcctttagattcacacaccagactgatcCCTCCTTCTTTATATCCCTCATTGGAGATCATTGGATGGGTTCCTACAGCTACAGATACAGAAACAGTGtggctaaaacaaaaaaagctattaaaatgaatcaaaaatTGATTGAAATATTGTGAAACAGttaaacaaatcaataaatacaaaattctGATCTCTCACCTTTAATTTGAACATTAATGGAAGAATCATCATACAAATCCCCAGCCTGGATAAAACATTTATACTCTCCATTGTCAGATCCTcgcacatttttcactttcaatgaAATGTTTCCGTTCTTCAGTTCTTCAGGGAAAAGTGATGTCCTTCCCTTGTAGGACAGAACTtgattctcatttctgtcctcatgatcCCGGTAAAGATGTACAAGTGGGTCTTCGCTATGAACTCTGAGCCACTCGATACGCAGGTCaacagcactgatgttgggtttgaggtaacagggcagaactacatcttcaccagctacagcaactacaggatcagctggaccaagaacctcaaaCTTCTCTGCgaagaacaacacacactgagaatttaTTCAGTATGGAGCACAGTATAATTGAGATTCTTATCCCAGGAAAATATGTACCCAATGTGGAGACAGTGGTTTGttggagaagcaggaggatCAAACAGAGACACTCAGACCAAATGATCTTCAGCACTGGAAGAAACAGGCATATAGAAACCACCACTTATGAGAACATATACATCTCATCAATGTATTGTACATTCACATTGTGTTggtcagctgatgcttttctccaatgcaacttataATATCACTCCACCTGCAATTATTTTGCTATTTGTGCAACTAGATAGTTTTCCTACAGTAATTTAGTctaaacaccacacacacacacacacacacacacacacacacacacacacacacacacacacacacacacacacacacactttctaaaccgcttgtcccatacggggtcacggggaaccggagcccacccggcaacacagggcgtaaggccagagggggaggggacacacccaggacaggacgccagtccatcgcagggcaccccaagcaggactcaaaccccagacccaccgaagagcaggactcggtccaacccactgcgccaccgcacccccctgtctAAACACCATACTCAAGGATATTTCAAGCAGAAGCAGtgtttgaacctgtaacttCATGATCCCAAAGCAACACTTGCATTTACCACTATATTACAAGCTGCCCCCACTTACTGAATGTTATACAGGGTCAAAAAATGGATCAAATGcactaaaaacatttattgcagGTAGGCGGTTATCTCAAGCACTCAGTGTGGTAATACAAACAATTACTAAtatttatgcacctacttggacaataaacctcggtgcagcaagtggtaggtgacaaactaggtttgcatgagtcgcatgtctgcagctatgtctctttctcttaatataatgcataaattgtacttctgctgagatgtgcgtcgctttggacaaaagcatctgctaaatgaataaatgtaaatgtaatactgagCAGACTGATTTACTACAGTAACTGTTACACTTTGTGAAGATGCTTTACACTGAAGCTCGGTGTTCTATCAGTCTAGTCACTAGAATGCTGCCAGGTGCTCTTACCTGATTCTTTCATTATCCTTCATATATTGTGTTTTCCAGGCCACACAGAATCTCACATGAATGTCAGAGTGACACTGAAACACAAGATACATCAGTCAGTGACACAAAGACATTTTACTTTCAGGTCTCAAAACAGAATTGGTACcatattttgtgtttgtctggAGTTACTCTTGTTAGGGGTATTACCTCCTGACAGAAGAGCAAAACTTTACTTTATTCTCGCTGTTTCCTCCTCTTACCTATTATTATGTAAATTAAGTTCATGTTCAAGCtcaagtaatttttaatgtcattcctctatacagcttgtgtacagtggaacgaaatgtcatttcttcggagaccatggtgcaacacagaacatagtacaataaataaataaataaataaataaatacacaggacagggtGCGGGTATGGCTACAggtgctcctctacttacgatggttggACTTACAACTTTTCAAAGTTACGATGGTATAATAGCAATACGCATTTGGTAGAATCaatacttcagattttgaatttcaaCCTGTTCCTGCGCTTGCGGTATGTGGTGCGATGCCCTCTCCTGATGGTGGGTGATGGCAgtgagccgcagcatccactcaaccacgctcGCAGTCGCTGTATCGATCATGCGAACGAGCGTAAACAACCAATACTGtattcaaagcattttttattttgtgttttcgcattcCATCACATCtactaaacgcccatgtgtgtctcctgcttaaatttgcccagctctatggtaagtgttctgagcacgttgAAGGTAGGGTAGGCTAGGCTACGTTCGGGACGCCACGTGTGGCACTGTTtcttttcgacttatgatttttccacttacgatgggctTATCAGAatataaccccatcgtaagtcgaggagcatttGTGTATGATATAAAGTATTAATAAACGCTGTTTTATGGAGACTTGTGTTTTCATCATGTCCGCAATCCGCACCCACAGCTGCTCtccttactgtgtttttactccaCCTCTGTGGTACATATTTCAGTTCCCAGAAATACCACTTACGAAGTATAAAATCTGCTAAGCGGTGTGTAGTTATTCA
Proteins encoded in this region:
- the LOC108930610 gene encoding butyrophilin subfamily 1 member A1-like — protein: AEKFEVLGPADPVVAVAGEDVVLPCYLKPNISAVDLRIEWLRVHSEDPLVHLYRDHEDRNENQVLSYKGRTSLFPEELKNGNISLKVKNVRGSDNGEYKCFIQAGDLYDDSSINVQIKAVGTHPMISNEGYKEGGISLVCESKGWYPQPQVVWMDSEGHSLPAGHTETHRDSMDLFIVRRRVIVNKTETNRFTCRVLQQQLNETKETITNIPGEMFHRAHPWKVTFAVVFSLSAVCIIGCTVLLYCFVKLRRMTGQLKEQHGLITRQLTLVNRFASAELLKAQRYAVDVTLDSDTAHPQLVLSENRKQVRNGDTKQDLPDNPERFNWCPCVLGNEGVSSGRRYWEVQVGDKTDWVLGVARESINRKGKIKLSPNNGYWTIWLRDRKEYKALADSYVSINLSVKPQKVGVYVHYEEGQVSFYSVEDKSHIYTFTGYKFTEKLFPFLCSGFSYCSENSAPLIISLVSDTD